A stretch of DNA from Microbacterium croceum:
CGTGGCAGACGGTACCGACGAGAGGCGGACGAAGCGGGCGTTCAGAGCGTCGCGATCACTCGGTAGAGCGTCGCCTGAGAGATCTCGGTCATGCGGGCGATGTCGGCGCGGCTGTGGTCGCCGGAGGCCAAGAGCTTCTTGATCGTCGCCAGCTTCTTGGAGTCCACGACGGAGGGACGACCGCCGACACGGCCCTGCGCCTTCGCGGCGTCGAGACCGGCGCGTGTGCGCTGCACGATGGTGGTGGCAGCCGTGCGAGGCATCACGGCCTTTGCGCCTGTTGGCGATCATCTCGCTGACCGTCTCGCGGGCCTGAATCGATATCGGAACCTCCTGGTCCACGGCGTGTGGCTCTGGCGACGGGGAGCCGTCATGGTGGTGAAGCGCTCCCTCGACTCAGGCGGGGAGCGCATGGTCGAGTACGACACCCTCACGTTCGAAGAGATCCATGAGCTGGTGCGTGACTACCAGCGGCTCGGCAAGTTTGCGGACCGGTTCGTCGCCATCCTCACGAAGAACATCGCGCGACCGTACGAGGACCTCTACCGGTGCCCGAATGACGGGACGCCGCTGAAGGGCTCGCTCGTGGACGACATCATGGTCCAGCTCTGTCCAGCCTGCGGATATACCGCCAAGGCGACACCCACCTTCTAGCTGACGAAGCCAGCCGCACCAGTGGGCCATGAGGTGGGCCATGATCTATGGCCCACCCTTGCTACTGTTGGCCTCGCAGAGAGCTCTAATTTCAGAAATAGCAGTGACTTCTGGGCATAGCCGTCTTTATCGCACCATGTGGCCGTGATCGTGGCATCTCGTCTCCGACGCGGTGTTTTCTCCGGTGCGTTCACGCCACATCCATAGCAGCCGCTGAGATAATCCACATATGAGCGAGCAGCGCACCCGCCCCGTCATCTATGCCGTCTGGCTGATCATCGCGAGCGTGGTGGGCTGGTTCGCCGCCTTCCAGCTCACAGTCGA
This window harbors:
- a CDS encoding helix-turn-helix domain-containing protein; this translates as MPRTAATTIVQRTRAGLDAAKAQGRVGGRPSVVDSKKLATIKKLLASGDHSRADIARMTEISQATLYRVIATL
- a CDS encoding TFIIB-type zinc ribbon-containing protein, with translation MVVKRSLDSGGERMVEYDTLTFEEIHELVRDYQRLGKFADRFVAILTKNIARPYEDLYRCPNDGTPLKGSLVDDIMVQLCPACGYTAKATPTF